A part of Streptomyces sp. NBC_01235 genomic DNA contains:
- a CDS encoding SCO5389 family protein: MSLDVSPALLEQAERGEVDEAQFVDCVRTSLPYAWEMVSSLVAQLKVDGGAFADNQTPPPDEQARGQLLRALASDAIRGALQRHFGVRLAFQNCHRVAVFPLDSAVDEKLARFTSVRSQVLNQSPEFRDC; encoded by the coding sequence ATGTCGCTCGACGTCTCACCGGCCCTACTCGAACAGGCCGAGCGAGGCGAGGTCGACGAAGCACAATTCGTCGACTGCGTCCGGACCTCCCTGCCCTACGCATGGGAGATGGTCAGCTCCCTGGTGGCCCAGCTGAAGGTGGACGGCGGAGCATTCGCCGACAACCAGACGCCCCCGCCGGACGAGCAGGCACGCGGGCAGTTGCTGCGCGCGCTCGCGAGTGACGCGATACGCGGCGCGCTGCAGCGGCATTTCGGTGTGCGTCTGGCCTTCCAGAACTGCCACCGGGTGGCGGTGTTCCCGTTGGACTCGGCTGTCGACGAGAAGCTCGCCCGCTTCACCTCGGTCCGCAGCCAGGTGCTGAACCAGTCCCCCGAGTTCCGGGACTGCTAG
- a CDS encoding LLM class flavin-dependent oxidoreductase, whose protein sequence is MRVGSFVLGAQFPGQGQGEALHRAVRSAEVAEEAGLDSVWLAEHHFVPYGTCPSAVTLAALLLGRTRRIRVGTAVSVLPTVHPVALGEQAALLHLTSGGRFSLGVGRGGPWVDLEVFGSGLEAYEQGFPESLDLLVRWLREPSVEADGERFRFREVPVVPRPSEALTEASGPEVVVACTSPASVRLAAERGLPMLLGMHVGDEEKAEMVALWRQYARTAGQSGDQIRGAAHVSAGVCQLADRRTDAVETLVKAMPGWLKQGLEAHVTVDGRARSMRDPVAYTELLCGLHPVGTPRLCADRLAATSERTGISRFALLVEGSGDLAATEENVRRLGSEVLPHLR, encoded by the coding sequence ATGCGCGTTGGAAGTTTCGTGTTGGGGGCCCAGTTCCCCGGCCAGGGTCAGGGGGAGGCGCTGCACCGCGCGGTCCGCTCTGCCGAGGTGGCCGAGGAAGCGGGTCTCGACTCGGTCTGGCTGGCCGAGCACCACTTCGTGCCGTACGGCACGTGCCCGTCGGCGGTCACGCTCGCCGCTCTGCTGCTGGGCCGCACCCGCCGCATCCGGGTCGGCACGGCGGTCAGCGTACTGCCCACCGTCCACCCCGTCGCCCTCGGCGAACAGGCCGCGCTGCTGCACCTGACGAGCGGCGGCCGCTTCTCGCTGGGCGTGGGTCGCGGCGGCCCGTGGGTCGACCTGGAGGTGTTCGGCTCGGGCCTGGAGGCGTACGAGCAGGGGTTCCCGGAATCACTCGATCTGCTGGTGCGCTGGCTGCGCGAACCCTCGGTCGAGGCGGACGGCGAGCGCTTCCGCTTCCGCGAAGTCCCCGTCGTACCAAGGCCGTCGGAGGCGCTGACGGAGGCGTCGGGGCCGGAGGTCGTCGTCGCGTGCACCTCGCCGGCGAGCGTGCGGCTGGCCGCCGAGCGCGGACTGCCGATGCTCCTCGGCATGCACGTGGGGGACGAGGAGAAGGCCGAGATGGTCGCCCTGTGGCGGCAGTACGCGCGCACCGCCGGGCAGTCCGGGGACCAGATCCGGGGCGCGGCGCATGTCTCGGCGGGCGTCTGCCAGCTCGCGGACCGGCGCACGGACGCGGTGGAGACCCTGGTGAAGGCGATGCCGGGCTGGCTGAAGCAGGGGCTCGAAGCCCATGTGACGGTGGACGGCCGGGCCCGCTCCATGCGGGACCCGGTGGCGTACACCGAACTGCTCTGCGGGCTGCACCCGGTGGGCACCCCGAGGCTGTGCGCCGACCGCCTCGCGGCGACCAGCGAGCGGACCGGCATCTCGCGCTTCGCCCTGCTCGTCGAGGGCTCCGGCGACCTGGCCGCCACCGAGGAGAACGTACGACGGCTGGGCTCGGAGGTGCTCCCCCACCTCCGGTGA
- a CDS encoding ATP/GTP-binding protein, translating to MSPRRNRPKGEDSPGRSAEDDRENRYGGWQSAESWQGERWSVRHVAGASAQGKTYRCPGCDQMIPDGVPHVVAWPEHAGVDDRRHWHKACWNARDRRTPGMQRSRNAPKF from the coding sequence GTGTCCCCGCGTCGCAACCGACCCAAGGGTGAGGACTCGCCCGGCCGCAGTGCCGAGGACGACCGCGAGAACCGTTACGGCGGCTGGCAGTCCGCGGAGAGCTGGCAGGGCGAGCGGTGGAGTGTACGGCACGTGGCCGGCGCGAGTGCCCAGGGCAAGACGTACCGGTGCCCCGGCTGCGACCAGATGATCCCCGACGGCGTCCCGCACGTCGTCGCCTGGCCCGAGCACGCCGGAGTCGACGACCGCCGCCACTGGCACAAGGCGTGCTGGAACGCACGGGACCGCCGCACCCCGGGGATGCAGCGGTCCCGTAACGCGCCGAAGTTCTAG
- a CDS encoding ABC transporter permease, giving the protein MSTPQHPSPQAAPAWQAPPGPSYGAPGPGYTSPIPIVRTHLGHAIASEWTKIRSVRSTMWTLGVFVLLVVGIGLLAGAVVASNASESDLEGSTALSFGFFGILLGSMCVITLGVLTTASEYGTGMIRTTMVACPSRGRVLAAKAVVFFAVAFVVTFLSSGFVAMVHVAMLSEAREPTGQEWLKATLGVSLYIALLGLLSLAVGSIIRHSAGAITIMIGVLLAPLVIAIFMFSSSLESLRQALFEYSIPNQLSVFYSTSLSESGPSGWDPLWIALGVTAVVLGGAFALLEKRDV; this is encoded by the coding sequence ATGAGCACCCCGCAGCATCCGTCGCCGCAGGCCGCGCCCGCCTGGCAGGCGCCGCCCGGTCCCTCGTACGGCGCACCCGGCCCCGGCTACACCTCGCCGATCCCGATCGTGCGCACGCACCTCGGGCACGCCATCGCCTCGGAGTGGACGAAGATCCGTTCGGTGCGCTCCACGATGTGGACGCTGGGCGTGTTCGTGCTGCTCGTCGTCGGCATCGGGCTGCTGGCCGGAGCGGTGGTGGCCTCGAACGCCTCCGAGAGCGACCTCGAGGGCAGCACCGCGCTGTCCTTCGGCTTCTTCGGCATCCTGCTGGGCAGCATGTGCGTCATCACGCTCGGCGTGCTGACCACGGCCTCGGAGTACGGCACCGGCATGATCCGGACCACGATGGTGGCCTGCCCGTCGCGCGGCCGGGTCCTCGCCGCGAAGGCGGTCGTGTTCTTCGCCGTCGCGTTCGTCGTGACGTTCCTGTCGTCCGGCTTCGTCGCGATGGTGCACGTGGCGATGCTGAGCGAGGCCCGGGAGCCGACCGGCCAGGAGTGGCTGAAGGCCACGCTCGGCGTGTCCCTCTACATCGCGCTGCTCGGACTGCTCTCGCTCGCCGTCGGCTCGATCATCCGGCACTCGGCCGGCGCCATCACCATCATGATCGGCGTCCTGCTGGCGCCGCTGGTCATCGCGATCTTCATGTTCTCGTCGTCACTGGAGAGCCTGCGCCAGGCCCTGTTCGAGTACTCGATCCCCAACCAGCTGAGCGTCTTCTACTCGACCTCTCTCAGCGAGAGCGGCCCCTCCGGCTGGGACCCGCTGTGGATCGCGCTGGGCGTGACGGCCGTCGTCCTCGGCGGCGCCTTCGCCCTGCTGGAGAAGCGGGACGTCTGA